Proteins encoded within one genomic window of Mesotoga sp. UBA6090:
- a CDS encoding AAA family ATPase — protein sequence MIPIKDFGSKLLNNISRVIVGKDRVIERVLAVLLSGGHVLINDVPGVGKTMLARSLAISLGLDFNRLQCTPDLLPGDVTGISILNLKTNEFTFRRGPVFTQILLVDEVNRTTPRTQSALLEAMAERQVTVDGKTFNMEHPFFVIATQNPVEFEGTFPLPEAQLDRFAISLTLGYPGEESEKSLLKGISREHPIATLGSVSNCEDLNEVLRLVKEVAIEDSLLGYIVSIVNATRRHKDVQLGSSPRGSIALMETARALAGLRGRDYIIPDDVKEVAPDILSHRIMIKPEARLMRRSSREIVLDIVESVPIPINYEKA from the coding sequence ATGATTCCCATCAAAGACTTTGGAAGCAAACTCCTGAACAACATCTCCAGAGTGATAGTTGGCAAAGACCGAGTAATCGAAAGAGTCCTTGCCGTTCTGTTAAGCGGCGGCCACGTCTTGATAAACGATGTACCCGGAGTTGGGAAGACGATGCTGGCCAGAAGTTTGGCCATTTCCCTGGGACTCGATTTCAACAGACTGCAGTGTACTCCCGACCTTCTCCCAGGAGACGTTACAGGCATCAGTATTCTCAACCTCAAGACCAATGAGTTCACGTTCAGAAGAGGGCCGGTTTTCACCCAGATTCTTCTCGTCGACGAAGTGAACAGAACAACTCCGAGAACGCAATCTGCCCTACTCGAAGCTATGGCAGAGAGACAAGTCACAGTTGACGGCAAGACCTTCAATATGGAGCATCCCTTCTTCGTTATTGCGACTCAAAATCCCGTCGAATTTGAAGGGACCTTCCCTCTTCCCGAAGCTCAACTGGATAGATTTGCCATATCTTTGACATTGGGCTACCCAGGCGAGGAAAGCGAGAAGAGTCTTCTTAAGGGAATCTCTCGGGAGCACCCGATAGCGACGTTAGGATCTGTTTCCAATTGCGAGGACCTGAACGAAGTCCTTCGGCTGGTCAAAGAGGTCGCAATTGAGGACTCCCTTCTCGGGTATATTGTCTCCATTGTCAATGCAACAAGAAGACACAAAGATGTTCAACTAGGCTCTAGCCCAAGAGGTTCAATCGCTTTGATGGAAACCGCAAGGGCTCTAGCCGGACTGAGAGGCAGGGATTACATCATTCCCGACGATGTAAAGGAAGTGGCTCCAGATATTCTCTCTCACAGAATAATGATCAAGCCAGAAGCCCGTCTCATGAGGAGATCCAGCAGAGAAATCGTTCTGGACATCGTCGAGTCTGTACCGATCCCTATAAACTATGAAAAGGCTTGA
- a CDS encoding extracellular solute-binding protein codes for MIRRLPIFGILLFLTALVFGQGNLIIYGWSDYIPSEVIDAFSKEYGVSVIYDNYDSNETMFAKIKAGARGYDLAMPSADYTSIMIKEDMLIPIDKSLVPNLANIDPDVVEQMYYDPENTYSIPYMVGTTGIAVNTNFVEVYPRSWKIFELPQFQGTMTLLDDMREVFGAALKYLGYSVNSTDPDELEEAKNLILKWKDNIAKFDNELFAKGIISGEFWVVHGYGENIFYEATEEELKYIDFFIPWEGSTLWIDSFVILKGATNLENAHLFINYILRPDVAAEVSDYLLLPSPNIPARELTKEEPVYSAEDLKNTELIKDLGENLRIYNTLWNEIRFGF; via the coding sequence ATGATCAGAAGGTTACCAATTTTCGGTATCTTACTTTTCTTAACCGCACTAGTATTCGGACAGGGAAATCTAATTATTTACGGCTGGTCGGACTACATTCCCAGCGAGGTTATTGATGCCTTTTCGAAGGAGTATGGAGTAAGTGTGATTTACGACAATTACGACTCGAACGAGACAATGTTCGCCAAGATCAAAGCCGGAGCCCGTGGTTATGATCTTGCCATGCCTTCGGCAGATTATACAAGTATCATGATCAAGGAAGACATGTTGATCCCTATAGACAAGTCTCTGGTGCCAAATCTCGCAAACATAGATCCTGATGTTGTAGAACAAATGTACTATGATCCTGAGAATACATATAGTATTCCCTATATGGTAGGAACTACTGGAATCGCGGTTAACACGAATTTTGTAGAGGTCTATCCTAGATCCTGGAAGATCTTCGAATTGCCGCAATTCCAGGGAACGATGACTCTACTTGATGATATGAGAGAAGTTTTCGGTGCTGCTCTTAAGTACCTGGGTTATTCAGTAAACTCAACCGATCCAGATGAACTCGAGGAAGCAAAGAATCTGATTCTAAAATGGAAAGATAATATTGCCAAGTTCGATAATGAGCTTTTCGCAAAGGGAATAATTTCAGGAGAGTTCTGGGTGGTACACGGTTACGGTGAAAATATCTTCTATGAAGCCACAGAAGAAGAGCTGAAGTATATTGATTTCTTCATTCCGTGGGAAGGCAGCACACTGTGGATAGACAGTTTTGTAATTCTAAAAGGCGCTACTAACCTGGAGAATGCACACCTCTTCATAAATTACATACTCAGGCCCGACGTTGCAGCAGAGGTATCCGATTACCTTCTTCTTCCTTCTCCAAATATACCTGCGAGAGAATTGACCAAGGAGGAACCCGTGTATTCTGCCGAAGATCTTAAGAATACCGAACTGATCAAAGATCTTGGAGAGAATCTTCGTATTTACAACACCCTTTGGAATGAGATTAGATTCGGGTTTTAG